The following coding sequences lie in one Mesorhizobium sp. NZP2298 genomic window:
- a CDS encoding DUF983 domain-containing protein, with product MVQDREWPPLSPVETGIRGRCPRCGEGHLFEGFLKLRKGCEVCGLDYSFADPADGPAFFVICFACVPSVVLALWIEVRFEAPYWVHLFTTLPFMLLTCIPPLRPLKGWLVASQYFYKAEEGRMVTPLIPPASAVVTGSTATLPADDRL from the coding sequence ATGGTTCAGGATCGCGAATGGCCTCCCCTCTCACCGGTTGAGACGGGCATAAGAGGACGGTGTCCGCGCTGTGGCGAGGGACATCTGTTCGAGGGCTTCCTGAAACTGCGCAAGGGCTGCGAGGTCTGCGGGCTCGATTATTCGTTCGCCGACCCAGCCGATGGCCCGGCGTTCTTCGTGATCTGCTTCGCATGCGTGCCGAGCGTGGTGCTCGCGCTCTGGATCGAGGTGCGCTTTGAAGCGCCCTACTGGGTCCATCTCTTCACCACCTTGCCGTTCATGCTTCTGACCTGCATCCCGCCGCTGCGGCCGCTGAAGGGATGGCTGGTGGCCAGCCAGTATTTCTACAAAGCGGAGGAGGGCCGGATGGTAACGCCGCTGATCCCGCCGGCATCCGCCGTGGTGACCGGCTCGACCGCGACCTTGCCTGCCGACGACAGGCTGTGA
- a CDS encoding YceH family protein — MSEDLPILNPVEARVLGCLIEKKELTPDVYPLTLNSALAAANQKTAREPVMALEQTEVHRALKLLEQKGLVRQMFGSRVERYEHQMAQRFSLTTPQSALLGLLLLRGPQTAHELLARAERMARFSSIEDLRGELDMLIGRRPPLIQEIPRGPGQREDRYVHLLAGPVDVAVLSAQRSAPALPHSDLEARLEALEQEVAALRARLDALGA, encoded by the coding sequence ATGAGCGAAGACCTTCCCATCCTCAATCCCGTCGAAGCGCGCGTGCTCGGCTGCCTTATCGAGAAGAAGGAGCTGACGCCTGATGTCTACCCGCTGACGCTCAACAGCGCACTTGCCGCCGCCAACCAGAAGACGGCGCGCGAGCCGGTGATGGCGCTGGAGCAGACAGAGGTGCACCGGGCACTGAAGCTGCTCGAGCAGAAGGGGCTTGTGCGGCAGATGTTCGGCTCGCGCGTCGAGCGCTATGAGCATCAGATGGCGCAGCGCTTCTCGCTGACCACGCCGCAGAGCGCGTTGCTCGGCCTGCTCTTGCTGCGCGGACCGCAGACGGCGCACGAGCTCCTGGCGCGAGCCGAGCGCATGGCGCGATTTTCCTCGATCGAAGACCTGCGCGGTGAACTCGACATGCTGATCGGCCGTCGGCCGCCACTGATCCAGGAAATACCGCGCGGGCCGGGCCAGCGTGAGGACCGTTATGTGCATCTTCTCGCCGGCCCGGTGGACGTCGCGGTGCTATCGGCGCAGCGCAGTGCGCCGGCCTTGCCTCACTCCGACCTGGAAGCGAGGCTGGAGGCTCTGGAGCAGGAAGTCGCGGCACTTCGCGCCCGGCTTGACGCGCTGGGCGCTTAG
- a CDS encoding OsmC family protein, translating to MDRTATAVWKGNLKEGKGTLDSQSGTLKGTPYSFKARFEDESGKSGTNPEELIAAAHAGCYAMQLSHFLAENGTPAAELDAKAVVTLVPGTGITGSAITLVGKVPGIDAAKFKELAEKAKAECPVSKALGAIKVSLDARLG from the coding sequence ATGGACCGCACCGCAACCGCCGTCTGGAAAGGCAATCTGAAAGAAGGCAAGGGCACGCTCGACAGCCAGAGCGGAACCTTGAAAGGCACGCCCTATTCGTTCAAGGCGCGCTTCGAGGATGAAAGCGGCAAATCCGGCACCAATCCGGAAGAGCTAATCGCGGCTGCCCATGCCGGCTGCTACGCCATGCAGCTTTCGCATTTCCTGGCCGAGAACGGCACGCCCGCCGCCGAACTCGACGCCAAGGCCGTGGTGACGCTGGTCCCGGGCACCGGCATCACCGGCAGCGCGATCACGCTCGTCGGCAAGGTGCCCGGCATCGATGCGGCGAAATTCAAGGAATTGGCCGAGAAGGCCAAGGCCGAATGCCCGGTCTCCAAGGCTCTTGGCGCCATAAAAGTGTCGCTCGACGCCAGGCTTGGCTAG
- a CDS encoding YciI family protein produces MKYVCLVYGEEKDLHALTVERGAKLDADSLAYDRSLDQQGKLIIAQALQSVKTSKSVRRRKGKRLVTDGPFAETKEQLLGFVMIEADTLEEALDIAADIPLAELGTIEVRAIYDIPGS; encoded by the coding sequence ATGAAATATGTCTGTCTGGTCTATGGTGAGGAAAAAGACCTCCATGCATTGACCGTGGAGCGCGGGGCCAAGCTCGACGCCGATTCGCTGGCCTATGACAGGTCCTTGGATCAACAGGGCAAGCTGATCATCGCGCAGGCGCTGCAGTCGGTGAAGACCTCGAAGTCGGTGCGACGGCGCAAGGGCAAGCGCCTTGTCACCGACGGCCCTTTCGCCGAAACCAAGGAGCAGTTGCTTGGCTTCGTCATGATCGAGGCGGACACTCTCGAGGAAGCGCTGGACATCGCCGCCGACATTCCGCTGGCCGAACTCGGCACGATCGAGGTGCGGGCGATCTATGACATACCCGGGTCATAG
- a CDS encoding GFA family protein, producing MRGHCLCGVIAFEVDGPAQACVSCHCESCRRQCSAPMTTYIGVLDSQWRWLGKPPKVFNSSPGVERTFCDHCGSPLSFRSKNMSGVMHFFAAAMEEPEKFAPTLHVAFEEKLPWLKLADGLPTRVGPDYTKD from the coding sequence ATGCGCGGTCATTGCTTATGCGGCGTTATTGCTTTTGAAGTCGATGGCCCGGCACAAGCCTGCGTGAGCTGTCATTGTGAAAGTTGTCGGCGGCAATGTTCTGCGCCGATGACCACCTACATTGGCGTCTTGGACAGCCAATGGCGATGGCTGGGCAAGCCGCCGAAGGTATTCAACTCTTCTCCCGGTGTGGAAAGAACATTTTGCGATCACTGTGGCTCGCCGCTGTCCTTCCGCTCAAAGAACATGTCCGGTGTCATGCATTTTTTTGCCGCAGCGATGGAGGAGCCGGAAAAATTTGCACCAACGCTGCATGTCGCTTTCGAGGAGAAGCTCCCTTGGTTGAAACTCGCCGACGGCCTGCCGACACGTGTCGGGCCTGACTATACGAAAGACTAG
- a CDS encoding ubiquinone biosynthesis hydroxylase, which translates to MERKADAKTRSGLDILVAGAGYVGLAAAVSLKQARPGLAVALVDAAPAGAWQRDGRASAIAAAACRMLDQLGVWAEIAPQAQAITEMIITDSRSSDPVRPVFLTFGGEVAPGEPFAHMVANKALNGALRARAEKLGIDIIEGVAVQGFETGGAGISVHLADGAALTARLLVAADGVNSKLRDMAGIKTVKWEYGQSGIVCTVAHERPHNGRAEEHFLPAGPFATLPLKPDEDGTNRSSIVWVERTEDAKALVEGDDLVFEHELEQRFGLKLGEIRVADKPRAWPLGLTIARAFVAPRVALAGDAAHGIHPIAGQGLNLGFKDVAALAEVIVEADRLGQDIGALDVLERYQQWRHFDTVQMGVTTDVLNRLFSNDITPLRAVRDIGLGLVERMPRLKEFFIRQASGLSAGTPRLLKGEAI; encoded by the coding sequence ATGGAACGCAAGGCGGACGCCAAGACCAGATCCGGGCTCGATATCCTCGTTGCCGGCGCCGGCTATGTCGGACTGGCCGCCGCCGTCTCGCTGAAGCAGGCGCGGCCGGGTCTTGCCGTGGCGTTGGTCGATGCCGCGCCGGCCGGCGCTTGGCAACGCGATGGCCGTGCCTCGGCCATCGCCGCTGCCGCCTGCCGCATGCTCGACCAGCTCGGCGTCTGGGCCGAGATCGCCCCGCAGGCGCAGGCCATCACCGAAATGATCATCACCGATTCACGCAGCTCCGATCCGGTGCGCCCGGTCTTCCTGACCTTCGGCGGCGAAGTGGCGCCGGGCGAGCCCTTCGCGCACATGGTCGCCAACAAGGCGTTGAACGGCGCCTTGCGCGCCAGGGCCGAGAAGCTCGGCATCGATATCATCGAAGGCGTCGCGGTGCAGGGTTTTGAGACCGGCGGTGCCGGTATATCGGTGCATCTGGCCGATGGCGCCGCGCTGACGGCGCGGTTGCTGGTCGCCGCCGACGGCGTCAATTCGAAGCTGCGCGACATGGCCGGCATCAAGACGGTGAAATGGGAATACGGCCAGTCCGGCATCGTCTGCACGGTGGCGCATGAGCGGCCTCACAACGGCCGCGCCGAAGAACATTTCCTGCCCGCCGGGCCCTTTGCCACGCTGCCGCTGAAACCCGACGAGGACGGCACCAACCGCTCGTCGATCGTCTGGGTCGAACGCACGGAAGATGCCAAGGCGCTCGTGGAAGGCGACGATCTCGTCTTCGAGCATGAGCTCGAACAGCGCTTTGGCCTGAAGCTCGGAGAGATCCGTGTCGCCGACAAGCCGCGCGCCTGGCCGCTCGGCCTCACCATTGCACGGGCCTTCGTCGCGCCGCGCGTCGCCCTTGCCGGCGACGCCGCCCACGGCATCCATCCGATCGCTGGACAGGGCCTCAATCTCGGCTTCAAGGATGTGGCGGCACTTGCCGAGGTGATCGTCGAGGCGGACCGGCTCGGGCAGGACATCGGTGCGCTCGACGTGCTCGAGCGCTACCAGCAATGGCGCCATTTCGACACGGTGCAGATGGGTGTCACCACGGACGTGCTGAATCGGCTGTTTTCCAACGACATCACCCCACTGCGCGCCGTCCGCGACATCGGCCTCGGCCTCGTCGAGCGCATGCCGCGCCTGAAGGAGTTTTTCATCCGGCAGGCATCGGGACTTTCGGCCGGTACGCCGAGGCTTTTGAAGGGCGAGGCGATCTAG
- the tesB gene encoding acyl-CoA thioesterase II: protein MTAAMDELLRILDLERLEHNLYRGRSPQVEWQRVFGGQTIAQALVAAQRTVEPDRFVHSLHGYFMRPGDIKVPIVYEVDRIRDGGSFTTRRVLAIQHGQAIFSLEASFQVDEKGLEHQFALPDDVPPPEGLQTQRQLLEKAERVPEAVRRFWARERPLELRPVNLQHYESRDKLPPRQNVWIRLAGPVPDDRALQSVLLAYLSDMTLLDTSTFAHGRGLFDPDIQAASLDHSMWFHRPHSLDGWLLYAQDSPSSSGSRGFSRGTLYARDGTLIASVAQEGLIRLKR from the coding sequence ATGACGGCGGCCATGGACGAGCTTCTGCGCATTCTCGACCTCGAGAGGCTCGAACACAATCTGTATCGTGGTCGCAGCCCCCAGGTGGAGTGGCAGCGCGTGTTCGGCGGCCAGACCATCGCCCAGGCGCTGGTGGCGGCGCAGCGCACGGTCGAGCCGGACCGCTTCGTGCATTCGCTGCACGGCTATTTCATGCGGCCGGGCGACATCAAGGTACCGATCGTCTACGAGGTCGACCGCATCCGCGACGGCGGCTCCTTCACCACGCGACGCGTGCTGGCGATCCAGCACGGACAGGCGATCTTTTCGCTGGAAGCCTCGTTCCAGGTCGATGAAAAGGGGCTCGAGCATCAATTCGCGCTGCCCGACGACGTGCCGCCGCCGGAGGGCCTGCAGACCCAGCGGCAGCTGCTCGAGAAGGCCGAACGCGTGCCGGAGGCGGTGCGCCGTTTCTGGGCGCGTGAGCGGCCGCTGGAGCTCAGGCCGGTCAATCTCCAGCACTATGAGAGCCGCGACAAGCTGCCGCCCAGGCAGAATGTCTGGATCCGGCTTGCAGGGCCGGTTCCCGACGACCGCGCGCTGCAATCGGTGCTGCTCGCCTATCTCTCCGACATGACGTTGCTCGACACCTCGACCTTCGCGCATGGGCGCGGCCTGTTCGATCCCGATATCCAGGCGGCAAGTCTCGACCATTCCATGTGGTTTCACCGACCGCATTCGCTCGACGGCTGGCTGCTCTATGCGCAGGACAGCCCTTCGAGTTCGGGATCGCGCGGCTTCAGCCGCGGCACGCTCTATGCCCGCGACGGCACGCTGATCGCCTCGGTGGCCCAGGAAGGCCTGATCCGGCTCAAGCGTTGA
- a CDS encoding P-II family nitrogen regulator, which translates to MKIVMAIIKPFKLDEVREALTAVGIQGLTVTEVKGYGRQKGHTEIYRGAEYAVSFLPKIKIEVAVSADTVDKAVEAITAAAKTGQIGDGKIFVFGIDQAVRIRTGETDTDAL; encoded by the coding sequence ATGAAAATCGTGATGGCAATCATCAAGCCGTTCAAGCTGGACGAGGTACGCGAAGCGCTTACCGCCGTCGGCATCCAGGGCCTGACCGTCACCGAAGTCAAAGGCTACGGGCGTCAGAAGGGGCATACGGAAATCTATCGCGGGGCGGAATACGCGGTCAGTTTCCTGCCGAAGATCAAGATCGAGGTCGCGGTCAGTGCCGACACGGTCGACAAGGCCGTCGAAGCCATCACCGCCGCGGCCAAGACCGGCCAGATCGGCGACGGCAAGATCTTCGTTTTCGGCATCGACCAGGCGGTGCGGATCCGCACCGGCGAAACAGACACCGACGCGCTCTAA